The sequence CCGCTCTACCGCCGCGCGCTCGCCATTGGGGAGGCGGCCCTCGGCAAGAGCCATCCTGAAGTCACCCGCTTGCTCAACAACTTCGCCTTGCTCCAGCTGGCCCGGAACCACCTGGGTGCGGCCGTCCAGCTGTTCACGCGCGCCTTCGCCGTGTCCGAGCAGCGCCTGCGTCAAGAAGCGCTCGACTTCTCCGAGGCGCGCTTGGCCAGCTTTCTCCAGTTCCTGCGCATCGACGAGGAACGCCTCTATTCGCTGCTGCACGCGCATCCAGACAACGCCGGCGTGAAGCGCCTGGCCCTGAGCGCGGCCCTCCTGCGCAAAGGCCGCTCCGTCGAGGAGACAGCCGGTATTTCCCGTGCTGTCTACCGGAGCCTGGGCCCCGAGGAGCACGGCACCTTCGAGCGGCTGCGGGGGTTGCGCACCCAGCTGGCCAGCCTCTCGTTCCAAAGCCCTGGCTCGGCCCGGCCCCCGGATTACCAGCAACAGCTCAAAGAACTCACCGAGCAGGGAGATGCCCTCGAAGCCGACCTGGCCAAGCGCTCCGCCCCCCTTCGCGCATTGGCCGCGTTGCCGTCCCCCACGGACATCGTCGGCCGCGTGGCCGCGGCCCTGCCCAAGGACGGTGCCCTCGTCGAGTTCATCACCTATGAAGACCGGCCGCTCGTGCCCAGGCCTGGCACGCCCGAGGCCCAGCGTCCCAGCCAACTGCGCTACCTCGCCCTGGTGCTCTTGCCAGACGCCACCATTCGCGCCCGCGACCTGGGCGCCGCCGGGCCCATCAACTCCGCCGCCTCGCGTTTGCGAGACGCGCTGGCCAACCGGGACGCCGCCTTCCAGGTTCACGCCCAGACGCTCTACCAGCTGGCGTTCCAACCCCTGCTTCCGTTGCTGGGAAAGACCCGCCGCCTCTTCCTCTCGCCGGATGGCCAGCTGGCCCTGGTACCCTTCGCGGCACTCCACGACGGCCACCAATTCCTCGCCGACACCTTCGACTTCACCTACCTCACCTCCGGCAAGGATCTGCTGCCTCGTCACCAGGAGACCGCTCCCCTGGCCTCGGTCGCCGTTCTGGCCGATCCAGACTTCAGCGCGCCGCTCCCAGGTCCCCCCCGCGCAGACGCTTCCGCGCCGGCCGGGCGCTCCGCCTCCGGAGAGCGCTTCTCCTCCTCGCTGCGGGAGAACCCAGCGCAGCGCGCCTGGGCCGCCGTCCCACTCCCAGGCACCCTGCAGGAGGCCCAGGCCATCCAACGCTTGATTCCCGAGGCCCAACTCTACCTCGGCGCGAAGGCCACCAAAGAGCAGCTGTTGCACTTGCCTACTCCCGGGATCCTCCATCTGGCCACCCATGGCTTCTTCTTGGACGATGCTCCCGCTTCACCTCACTCCCGCGCCGTCGGCCACTTCGGGGCCTTGAGCGACACCCTTCTCGAAGCACGCCCACCGGATCCCCTGCTGCGCTCCGGTCTGCTCTTCGCCGGAGCGCAGGCGCTGGACCGCACCTCCTCCAGCCCTCTCCAGCCTCGGGTGGACAGCGCCCTGGCGACAGCCCTGGAGCTGGCGGGGCTCGATCTGTGGGGCACCCAGCTCGTGGTCCTCTCCGCTTGCGACACCGGACGAGGCGACGTCAAGCTCGGGCAAGGCGTCTACGGGTTGCGGCGCGCCTTCATCGTGGCGGGTGCTGAAACGGTCGTGATGAGCCTGTGGCAGGTGAAGGACGACACCACCCCTCAGCTGATGGAGGCCTACTACAGCAACCTGCTGGCCGGGCAGGGCCGGGCCTCTGCCCTGCGCAAGGCCATGCTCTCGCTGCGCGCCACCTGGCCCCATCCTCACTATTGGGCGCCCTTCATCGCCCTGGGCCGGGACACCCCGCTGCGCGAGCTGGGGACCGCCCGCCCCGCCCCCTGAGGCGCGGCACTCCACGACTCCCGGCGCGAGCCGCTGCATTCCGGGAGTTCCACTCACCCCTCCCGCAGCTGGAGCAACACGGTGTATCCACCTGTCACGTGCGCGTCCTCAACCTGCGCGAGGCGAACGAGCAGATACGGCGCTTCCACCCGCATCGGGACGGTGATGTCGACGTCCATCCCCCGAAGCTCGCGCGGCTGTGACTCCAGCCGTGGGCCTACCGGAACGAACGCCGGAAGCTCCCGGGAGGTTGGGCTCTTGAGTTCCAGAGGCCCTTGTTTCACTTCTCCCAGAGCCTCGATGCGGCCCGGGCGCACGGTCTCCCGCAGGACGTCCGTATCCAGCAGGGTGCCCTGGAGCTCTCCGCGAGGCTCCTCGCGGCCCGGGACGTAGCGCAAGGCCTGCTCAGGGTCCGGGGCCTTCACCCAGGCGGCTTGCGCGGCGAAGCGCACGGCCGCCCCCTCTGACAGGACCGTCGCGAACTGGAGCCGGAATGCCAGGGTCTTGCCTGGACCCGCGGGAAGGATGGTGACGTTGCGCTGGGCCACGTGCCGGTCGAATCCGGCGCTCCACGGCACGGCCGGATGATCCATCAGCACTTCGTCGCACATCACCAGCAGGCACGCATGCGTGCTGGAGGCACCGGGAACCCAGGGCTCGGGACATTCCACATCCTTGACCCCGGGGCCCAATTGATTCGGCGGCACATCCGTTCCCGTCTCACCGATGAGCCTCGGCGCGCTCCAGGCAATCCCCAGCGAGGCATCCACGAACGCGAAGGAAACACGCGTCGGAAATGCCGGCAGGGTCCCTCGATTGCGGATCCGCGCGAAGACGCGCACAGGCTGTCCCGCGATGGCCTGCGACAGGCGCTGCCCATTCATGTCCTGCATCCAGATGTAAGGGGACTCCCAGAAGGGCTCCCCCGCCGGGACAGGGCGCGCGCCCTCGTCCGTGTCCTTGTAGGGGATGACAAGCCAGCAGCCCTGGGGGACCGGCTGGAGCCTACGTGGAGCGTGCTCCAGCCCCTGCCGCGGGGCTCCCGGCTGCCTGCGCTTGGATTCGTCCCTGGATGGCATCCGCTCACCCCTGGCCTTCCGGCTTCGCGTCCACGGGCTCGGCGTATGGGCGCGACAGCTCCCAGGTCAGCCATCCGAGACCGCGGTCATTGTCGAGATTCCAATCTGGGAGCGGCCTGGGAGACCGGATGAGCGAGACGCTCGCCTGGACCGCGGGACCGAACGAGCCCTGGATGCCCCCGGGCCACCCCGGAGGAGGGACAGCCAAGTCCCAGGTGGCGCCGTTGGCGAGCGTGTCCTCGACGATGGCCGATGGCCAACGTCCCGCGAAAGGCCAGACATGCGTCAGCGGCATTTCGAGCGCGGTTCCCGAGGGATACGTGTTCCACGTGCTGAGCGCCCCCGTCCAGGGGACATGCAGCCCCTCCATTGCCCTGCTCTTGCAAACGTTCGCGGCGCTCAAGTACGAGAGGGGCAGGCTGTCATTGAACTGGACTTGCTGCCTGGCGGACGTGAACTCCCCGGGGAATGGGTGCTGCAGGCCCGCGAAGACGGTCAGCTTGTGGAGCGCATCCAGCCCCTTGAAGAGGTAGACGGACGTCCAGTAGAGGTGGCACTCCAGCTCATCCCAGTTCAGATTCATCACCCCATCGGCGATGAGCCCGATGCCACCCGCCAGCGCGGGCAGGCCAACGGCGGCGCCTCCCAGGAAACAGGAGGCGACTCCCGCCAACGCCAGCAGGATGCCGGAGATGATCTCTCCCACGTCCGGGTCATGCTTGGCCACCGGGCTCGGCGCCTTGAAGGGAGCATTCGTCGCGGGGTCGATGAGCGTCGGGTCCACCCACACCGGCGGTGTCTTGTCCGCGCAGGCCGAGGGAGGAGTCCCGGAAGGCTGCGGATTGCAGCCGACAACGTCGCCGGAGGTCTGGAACCAGAGCTGTATCCACAGCATCAGGTAGGCAGCCTGAAGCCGGTCCTCCGTGAAGAGCGGCGCTTCCTCCACGGCGTAGGCGGCCTTCCAGGCGTTGACCCAGAAGGCGGTAAACTCGGGAGGCAGCACGTGGGGCAACGCTTCTTCCGCGACGACGCGGCGTCCGGCCTCCTCCGCATCCAGCCCTCCCGTGAGGTCCACCTCCTCATGCAGCCTTGCATGGCAAAGGGCTGGCCAGCTGGCATACGGAGGCGCGGGTTCGTCCGTGGCGCTCATGGACGCCTTCGCGCCATAGAAACCCCAGACCCAGGTGTCCACGAAGTTCCCGATGAAGCGCGTGCGCCACCAGTGATTGCGGTAGCTGGAGCCCACCAGCGAGTTCATGAAGCCCGTGCCGCACACCAGCGTGGCATAGGCGGCCGTCCACCCCAGCGCATAGGCGATGAACCGGTCATCGCCACTGGCCTGGGCCCGGGCGCGCAGCGTGGACGCGAAGGTGCCGGGCCGCTTCCAATGCAACCAGTCGCGCCCGTTCCACTGTCTCGGAGGAATCAATGTGGAGGGGTTGAGGAGGGGCGGCTTGCTGTTGCGCCCCATCTTCCTGCCGATCTCCGCCAGCTTCTCTTTGTCGGAGAACCGTCTCAGGATCCGGCTCAGGTCGGCGGAGGCCTGTTTCACCTTCTCGAGCCCTCCGCTGTTCTTCAGGTCCAGGAGGCCACTGAAATCATGGTCCTTCACGAGCTTGGACACCTGCTCCTGGAACTGCTTGAACGTGCGCAACGCGGGCACGACGCCGGGGGTGCCATCCGTGGGGTCTCCGACAGCGAGCCGGAGCACCTCGACCCAGACGCTGTAATAGGGTGAGCGCCCTCCCCCCGGCCCGGGCGTGGTCTCGAAGGGGACGAAATCTCCGAGGGCGGGCCCCAGCGCGCCGAACCGGTACCACTTCAGGTTCGCCTCGATGAGGGCGGCCTCGGGCGCACCCGCCGCCTTGAGCGAGTCCAGCGCGCGCTGCGCGATCAGCAGACGGGTGGCCAATCCAGGCATGGAGCGCTCCTAAGGGGTGCAGCCCTCGCAGTTGCACTGGCTCGCCGGAATCCCGTTCTTCGCGCAGTCCTCCCGGCACGCGCTGCAGCTCCCACCGCCTCCCCCACAAGCATCCGCGGCCACCAGGCCCGTCATGGACAATGCCACCAGCAGCACCATGGGCCCGAAGCGTTTGAGGCTCCGTCCGGTAAGGCCTCCAGCCGGGTGCAACGGATTCCCGTTTCTCAGCATGTCGTTCTCCTTCGGTCCTTCGTGCCCATTCAGTGAGAGGCGGACCGGGGTGTTTGTGATCACCCGGGAAGGAGATGGAGCCGACGGCTTGCCTGCCGTGCCGGTGAGGGGGCTTGCGGGTATGGAGGAACAGCCCGGCGAAGGGGAAGCCGGGTCACCCTGACTTGCGCACTGCATAGCGCACGAAGGTGACGCCGTTCTCAAATGCGCGCTCGTCGAGCCGCTTCAGCCTGACCGTCGCGCCGATGTTCTGAAACATCGGCGTCCCGCCTCCGACGACGACGGGGATGTAGTAAATCGAGATCTCGTCGATGAGTCCCTGCTGGAGGTAACTGGCGGCGAGCGTCGGTCCAGCCACGTTGATGTCCTTGGCCGACTCCGCCTTGAGCTTGCCGATGTCGCCGGCGCTCAGCTCGCGGACGAGCCGCGTCCGCGCCGTCTTCACCTCTGGAAGTGAGCGGGAGACCACGATCTTGTCGGTGTTCTGCCAGATGACAGCGAAGTCGCGCTCGGCCTGACTGACGCTCGGATCTTCGGCAAGCGTGTCCCACACCGCCATCGTCTCGAACATGCGGCGGCCGTAGATCGTCGTGCCAGTATTCGCCTGCTCCTTCTCGGCGAAGCGGTGCACCTCCTCGCTGATCTGGCCCCAGTCGAACTTGCCCTCGGCGTCGTTGATGTAGCCGTCGAGCGAGGTCATCATCCCGAACGTGAGCTTCCCCAGGGTGGTTCTCCTCTGGGTTGCCGCTTGAGCATGCCGGGGCCGCAGGGCCCTCACTCCACCGGATGCGCTGCGGATCTGCGGTTGCCCCTCAGGCGCCTGCGCCAGGTGCGCCCTGCCAGGGAGACAGCACGTCGGCCAGGAACTTCTGCGCACGTGGGTGTTCCGGCCGGCTGAAGAAACGCTCCGGCGTGGCGCGCTCCAGGACGCGGCCCTCGTCCATGAACAGCACGCGGTGGCACACGTCCCGGGCGAACCCCATCTCGTGCGTGACGACCACCATGGTCATGCCATCGCGCGCCAGCCCCTTCATCGCCTGCAGCACCTCACCGACCATCTCGGGGTCGAGCGAGCTGGTGGGCTCATCGAACAGCATCACCGGCGGCTTCATCGCGAGCGCCCGGGCGATCGCCACCCGCTGTTGCTGTCCCCCGGAGAGCTGCGCGGGGTAGGCGGACGCCTTGTGCGCGAGCCCGACACGGTCCAGCAGCGACATCGCCAGCGCGTTCGCCTCTTGCTGCGGAAGCTTGCGGATGTGGATCGGCGCCAGCGTGCAGTTCTCCAGCGCGGTGAGGTGGGGAAACAGGTTGAACTGCTGAAAGACGAAACCGATGCGGCTCCGCAGCGCGTTGACGTCGATGCCCTGGCCGTAGATGTCCTGGCCATCCACCAGGATGCGGCCCTTCTGGATCGGCTCCAGCCGGTTGACCGTACGGATCAGCGTGGACTTGCCGGAGCCACTGGGGCCGCACACGACCACCACCTCACCCTGAGCGACCTCTTCCGTGATGTCGGCCAGGGCGTGATAGTCGCCGTACCACTTGTTGACGTTCTCGAGCTTGATCATCGCGTTCCCGGGTGCGAGCCGCGCGCGGCCAGCCTCCGCTCCAGCCAGAAGGCGAAGCGCGACAGGCTGAAGCACAGCACGAAATAGGTGAGCCCCAGCAGCAGGTAGACCTCGGCGGGCCGGGTCAACAGCTGGGTGTTGATCTGGGTCGCGACGAAGGACACCTCGCCGAGGCTGATGATGTAGCCGAGCGAGGTCTCCTTGATGGTCGACACGAACTGGTTGACCAGCGAGGGCAGCATGTTGCGGAGCGCCTGCGGGAGGATCACCAGCCGCATGGCCCGCAGGTAGCCGAACCCGAGCGAGCGGGCGCTCTCCATCTGGCCTTTCGGGATGCCCTGGATGCCGGCGCGGATGATCTCCGCGAGGTAGGCGCCATCGAAGATCACCAGCGCCGCCAGCATGGTGTTGAACTGGCTGGTCGTCTGCCCGGTGAGCGACGGCAGCAGGAAGTAGGCCCAGAACACCACCATCAGCAGCGGTGTGCCGCGCACCACGTACACCACGGCGGTCACCGGCCAGCGCAGGAGGCGGTAGGGAGAGAGCCGGCACAGCGCGAGCACGACACCGACCGGAAAGGCCAGCACCAGGGCGAGCGCGGCCAGCACCAGCGTCAGCGCGAGGCCTCCGAGCGGACCTTCCGGATACTGTCCGATCAGGTAGTACAGCCAGTAGGTCTGGAGGATCTCCCACATCTCAGGCGCTCCGCACCGGATGGTGATGGTGGTACCAGGCGGAGGCCCCGGTGATGGCCAGGGAGATCGTCAGGTAGGCCCCGGTGGCGAAGGCAAAGGACTCGAAGCCGCGGAAGCTGGCGCTCTCCACCTGCTGGGCCTGGTACATCAGCTCGGCGACGCCGATCACCATGGCGATGCTGGTGTTCTTCCACAGGCTCAGTGTCTGGCTGATCAATGGAGGCACGGTCAGGCGCAGCGCCTGGGGGAGGATCACCCGCCTCATGGAG is a genomic window of Stigmatella erecta containing:
- a CDS encoding CHAT domain-containing tetratricopeptide repeat protein; this translates as MRKWLGWITVALCCIAGGAAGEEKPDARLQEAQTAYDEAMKLFAAGQYAEAVTQGEHALALREAVLGGTHPEVAHCLDLLGKAHRFQGAYDRAGPLHQRALAIREAILGKDHPDVATSLNNLANLHAEQGQYGQAEPLYERSLAIREVVLGKNHPDVAQSLHNLATLYHAQGLYARAGPLYERALTIRETVLGKNHPDVAQSLHNLAVLYHAQGLYSRAGPLYERTLAIEETALGKNHPIVATVLHNLATLCKDQGLYGRAEPLHQRALAIREATLGKSHSDVAQSLNNLATLYHAQGLYERAEPLYARALAIWEEALGKEHPDVATSLHNLALLYEAQGLPGRAQPLHERALAIREASLGKDHPEVAYSLHNLATLYADQGFYERAGPLLSRALAIRERSLGRNHPAVAESLNGIAVFYTQQGLYGRAEPLYRRALAIGEAALGKSHPEVTRLLNNFALLQLARNHLGAAVQLFTRAFAVSEQRLRQEALDFSEARLASFLQFLRIDEERLYSLLHAHPDNAGVKRLALSAALLRKGRSVEETAGISRAVYRSLGPEEHGTFERLRGLRTQLASLSFQSPGSARPPDYQQQLKELTEQGDALEADLAKRSAPLRALAALPSPTDIVGRVAAALPKDGALVEFITYEDRPLVPRPGTPEAQRPSQLRYLALVLLPDATIRARDLGAAGPINSAASRLRDALANRDAAFQVHAQTLYQLAFQPLLPLLGKTRRLFLSPDGQLALVPFAALHDGHQFLADTFDFTYLTSGKDLLPRHQETAPLASVAVLADPDFSAPLPGPPRADASAPAGRSASGERFSSSLRENPAQRAWAAVPLPGTLQEAQAIQRLIPEAQLYLGAKATKEQLLHLPTPGILHLATHGFFLDDAPASPHSRAVGHFGALSDTLLEARPPDPLLRSGLLFAGAQALDRTSSSPLQPRVDSALATALELAGLDLWGTQLVVLSACDTGRGDVKLGQGVYGLRRAFIVAGAETVVMSLWQVKDDTTPQLMEAYYSNLLAGQGRASALRKAMLSLRATWPHPHYWAPFIALGRDTPLRELGTARPAP
- a CDS encoding dihydrofolate reductase family protein, which gives rise to MRALRPRHAQAATQRRTTLGKLTFGMMTSLDGYINDAEGKFDWGQISEEVHRFAEKEQANTGTTIYGRRMFETMAVWDTLAEDPSVSQAERDFAVIWQNTDKIVVSRSLPEVKTARTRLVRELSAGDIGKLKAESAKDINVAGPTLAASYLQQGLIDEISIYYIPVVVGGGTPMFQNIGATVRLKRLDERAFENGVTFVRYAVRKSG
- a CDS encoding amino acid ABC transporter ATP-binding protein, with amino-acid sequence MIKLENVNKWYGDYHALADITEEVAQGEVVVVCGPSGSGKSTLIRTVNRLEPIQKGRILVDGQDIYGQGIDVNALRSRIGFVFQQFNLFPHLTALENCTLAPIHIRKLPQQEANALAMSLLDRVGLAHKASAYPAQLSGGQQQRVAIARALAMKPPVMLFDEPTSSLDPEMVGEVLQAMKGLARDGMTMVVVTHEMGFARDVCHRVLFMDEGRVLERATPERFFSRPEHPRAQKFLADVLSPWQGAPGAGA
- a CDS encoding amino acid ABC transporter permease, which translates into the protein MWEILQTYWLYYLIGQYPEGPLGGLALTLVLAALALVLAFPVGVVLALCRLSPYRLLRWPVTAVVYVVRGTPLLMVVFWAYFLLPSLTGQTTSQFNTMLAALVIFDGAYLAEIIRAGIQGIPKGQMESARSLGFGYLRAMRLVILPQALRNMLPSLVNQFVSTIKETSLGYIISLGEVSFVATQINTQLLTRPAEVYLLLGLTYFVLCFSLSRFAFWLERRLAARGSHPGTR